A window of Candidatus Woesearchaeota archaeon genomic DNA:
CGCATTCAGAGCTCTTGGTATGCTCTACCTTGGTCAAACAGACTTTGTGCACGTTAAGCCTGACTCTAAGACAATGTCTCAGTCAGATAAGAGAGACGTTGAGATCATTGAGAACAAAGAAGAAAATTCAAACCCTGCACTAGATGCCGCAAATGCACATGCATCTTCTATGATGGGAGATGCTCCTGCTTGTAGTAAGTGCGGACATATCACCGTGCGTAACGGTGCTTGTTATAAATGCCTGAACTGCGGTAACAGCGAGGGTTGCTCTTAGACAAGTTATTGTCCTGCAAATCATAGGCAGGACAAATCAATCATTTTTTCTTCATATCTCATCACAATGATTGTCAAACTTTTTGGAATCATGGACCTCTTCGCCGTAGCAGTGCTCTTACTCCTCCACTTTTCTTTTGGAATGTACTGGAAAGTAATTGCCCTTGCATTCATCTACTTGGCAGGAAAAGGACTCTTGTTCTTCGGTGACATTCACTCACATCTTGACCTTGCTATTTCTCTCTACTTAGTGCTTCTTGCACTTGTTGGTTTTAGTCACTGGTTTACCTTTATTCCCGCAGCGTATCTTGGACATAAAGGAGTGAGGAGTCTCTTATGATTCAAACCGTTGATGCCATTATCATTCGCAATAATAAGCTCCTCGTCATTGAGCGAAAAAACTTTCCGTTCGGTCTTGCTCTTCCAGGAGGCAAAGTCAAACCGGGCGAGACTAAGGAGCAAGCACTTGTACGAGAGGTTAAAGAAGAAGTAGGTCTTGATGTTGACAACCATCAAGAAATAGGATATTATGACACGCCTGGACGTGATCCAAGAGGAGAT
This region includes:
- a CDS encoding NUDIX hydrolase, which produces MIQTVDAIIIRNNKLLVIERKNFPFGLALPGGKVKPGETKEQALVREVKEEVGLDVDNHQEIGYYDTPGRDPRGDYASTAYLCEVSGEATAQSDAKSLLWIDLNDLEQYKDRFCFDHYTIVRDALGLKK